Within Romboutsia sp. CE17, the genomic segment AACTTAGCTTTTAGAGTTGTTTTTTCAATCAACTTATCACATAATACTAATATTGTAGGTAAGAAAAACAATACTGATATTGCAGAAATTACTGTTCCTCTTCCTAATAACATTCCAAGTTGGACTATTACTGTGTTAGTAGATATATTTCCAAGTGCAAAACCTGCTATTGATAATATAGCGGCTGAAGTAATTACAGTTCCTGTAGAGCTCTTTATAGCGTTAATTGCTGAATTGTACTTATTGTAATTCTTTCTATTTTCTAAGTATCCATTAGCAAATAGTATTGCATAATCTACAGTTGCACCTAGCTGCACTGAACTAATTACCATAAATCCTATATATGCTATATCTGAGTTTGAAAAATATGATACGGAAAAGTTTATCCATACTGCAGATTCAATTGCAAGTAATAATAATATTGGTATTGATATAGACTTGAAGGTTAACATTATTACTACACCTATAGCTATGATTGCAGCTAAAGTTGTAACCTTATTATCACTAGTTACAGTTTCTTTTATATCATAAGAGCTTGCACTTGAACCTGCTAAGTAACAATCATTACCAAAGTACTCTTTGCCTAAAGCTCTTATATCCTCGATTGCTTTAAATGCCTCTTCACCTTCATCTTCTGTATTAAGAGTTATTATCATCCTACTATATTCATCACTAACTAAAGCAGATATTTGATTCTCTGGTACAAAGTCCTTTGGTATTTCATTACCTACACTCATTGAGTAAGACATAACATCTGAAACATTATCAATACTTAAAAGTTTTTCTCCAAATTCTTTTTCTAATGATGACTTTTCTCTTGGCAATAAAAATACTAATTGATTTGACTTCCCAAATTCATTGTTTATTTTAGCTGTATCCCTACCTATCTCAGTATCCTCACCACTGGACATTGATGAAGCCCCATAGGTAAAGCTATTTTTACCTTGAGCAATATAGCATGGTAATATAATAAGCATTATTATTACTACAACCATTGGACCTATTTTCATAGAAAATTTACCAAACTTTTTAAAAGATGGCATAAAAGATCTATGGTGAGTTTTATCTATAATTTTATAAGTATAAACTGTCAATGCTGGAAGTAAAGTCATAACTGATAAAAGACTTAATACTATCCCCTTCGCAAGAACAATACCAAGATCTGGACCTATTTTAAATCTCATAAGAGTCAGTGCTAAAAATCCAAGTACTGTAGTTAAACCACTTGCTAGTATAGATGAAAAAGACTTTTTCATAGCATTTACCATAGCTTCTTTTACTTCCATGCCTTCTAATCTAAAGTCTGCAAATCTATGGAGTAAAAATACTGCGTAGTCTATAGATACAGCTAACTGTAAAATAGATGCTGTTGCCTCCGTTATAAATGAAATTTCTCCTAAGAATATATTTGTACCCATATTTATTAGTATAGATACTCCAACTGTACATAAGAATAACACTGGCTCAAACCAAGAACTTGTACTTATCATTAAAATTATTATTATTACTGGAATTATAAATGCCATGATTTTTGAAACTTCCTCGCTTGTTGATGACTGGGCAAATGCAAGTGTTGCTGCTTCTCCAGATACAACACCCTTATCTTTTATGACATCCTTTATATCTTGAATTGTATCTATCAAACCATCTTTATCATTAACAACTACATCAATCAATGCCTTTTCGTTTTTATAGTAAGAGTCTTTAATACTCTCATCAATCATTTCTAGTGGCTGATCTATATTTACATAGTCATCCATCCAAGTTACTTCTTCTACACCTTCCACTTGTGATATTTTATTTTTATATTCTAAGGTTTTTGAAATGCTTATATCTTCCAACATTACTCTTACGTTTGGAGTCTTTTTATTAAATTGCTCTTCCATTACATTAAGAGATACAGTTGATTTAGAATCTTCTGGAAGGTAATCAACCATATTATAGTTGACTTTTACCATTGACCTTGCGAATATACTAAATATTAGTGCTAGAGAAAATGCTACAATAAC encodes:
- a CDS encoding efflux RND transporter permease subunit — its product is MDKFTEKILKHKLVVIVAFSLALIFSIFARSMVKVNYNMVDYLPEDSKSTVSLNVMEEQFNKKTPNVRVMLEDISISKTLEYKNKISQVEGVEEVTWMDDYVNIDQPLEMIDESIKDSYYKNEKALIDVVVNDKDGLIDTIQDIKDVIKDKGVVSGEAATLAFAQSSTSEEVSKIMAFIIPVIIIILMISTSSWFEPVLFLCTVGVSILINMGTNIFLGEISFITEATASILQLAVSIDYAVFLLHRFADFRLEGMEVKEAMVNAMKKSFSSILASGLTTVLGFLALTLMRFKIGPDLGIVLAKGIVLSLLSVMTLLPALTVYTYKIIDKTHHRSFMPSFKKFGKFSMKIGPMVVVIIMLIILPCYIAQGKNSFTYGASSMSSGEDTEIGRDTAKINNEFGKSNQLVFLLPREKSSLEKEFGEKLLSIDNVSDVMSYSMSVGNEIPKDFVPENQISALVSDEYSRMIITLNTEDEGEEAFKAIEDIRALGKEYFGNDCYLAGSSASSYDIKETVTSDNKVTTLAAIIAIGVVIMLTFKSISIPILLLLAIESAVWINFSVSYFSNSDIAYIGFMVISSVQLGATVDYAILFANGYLENRKNYNKYNSAINAIKSSTGTVITSAAILSIAGFALGNISTNTVIVQLGMLLGRGTVISAISVLFFLPTILVLCDKLIEKTTLKAKFYKEGISNEFAYEK